One genomic region from Salvelinus fontinalis isolate EN_2023a chromosome 18, ASM2944872v1, whole genome shotgun sequence encodes:
- the LOC129815145 gene encoding hematopoietic progenitor cell antigen CD34-like, translating into MLAAASKRRMKETHKMIAFTLLFIATLLHGGVVAEYEVVTGPTRPVNDAGVIRGDDIDTTQLADEEADTPFHQITVFPSMPGLDSNLSDILDDTTAAPVTEVVEETTDMREATGKETQAPQQILTSHSSDIVLIPEAGVMCVDKEAVQNRDAVSLKIKASSSCEETRSKIESVLEHLCGVDCKLEVFQEDNSKEILIFGQYIEADAKGMAEKFNNDNIKDKIDFEEAVPRWGKNSKLVLVSLLLTGLLLAILLIAGYYLKTHRPPPKGARLAEEGFQVDEENQANTLVSVAPLQPQEPLDKPPTNGHAATQTPVADTEM; encoded by the exons GTGGCGTAGTTGCAGAATATGAGGTTGTTACTGGGCCCACACGGCCAGTGAATGATGCTGGAGTCATTCGTGGGGACGACATTGATACTACACAACTGGCAGATGAAG AGGCAGATACACCCTTTCACCAGATCACTGTATTCCCCAGTATGCCTGGACTGGATTCCAACCTCTCAGACATTTTAGATGACACCACAGCGGCTCCAGTCACCGAGGTGGTAGAGGAGACCACAGACATGAGGGAGGCCACAGGGAAGGAGACCCAGGCTCCCCAGCAGATTCTTACCTCCCACTCAAGTGACATTGTGCTCATCCCAGAG GCTGGTGTGATGTGTGTTGATAAAGAAGCGGTCCAGAACAGAGATGCAGTGAGTCTGAAAATAAAGGCCTCGTCCAGCTGT GAAGAGACCAGGTCTAAAATTGAAAGTGTTCTGGAGCACCTGTGTGGGGTCGACTGTAAACTGGAGGTCTTTCAGGAGGACAACTCTAAAGAAATCCTGATCTTTGGCCAATACATAGAAG CTGATGCTAAAGGAATGGCAGAGAAGTTCAACAATGACAATATAAAAGACAAG ATTGATTTTGAGGAAGCTGTTCCTCGCTGGGGGAAGAACTCCAAGCTAGTGCTGGTCTCCCTGCTGCTCACTGGACTGCTCCTGGCTATTCTGCTCATCGCAGGTTACTACCTGAAAACCCACCGCCCACCACCCAAGGGAGCGAGACTG GCCGAAGAGGGTTTCCAGGTGGATGAGGAGAACCAGGCCAACACCCTGGTGTCTGTGGCCCCTCTGCAACCACAGGAGCCCCTGGACAAGCCCCCCACCAACGGCCACGCCGCCACCCAGACTCCCGTTGCCGACACCGAAATGTGA